A region of Moorena sp. SIOASIH DNA encodes the following proteins:
- a CDS encoding pentapeptide repeat-containing protein: MTNEQLKPVNNEQFNQELEELIKSVEAANTTNFSKLSEIADLNLSEDLARVDLSGVNLENVNLRNADLRGTIFRNANLSGADLRNANLTGADFSNAILDNAKFGNNLGLTEDIISALKAQGAIIFDDSEEFLLPTEKLHNVEALWKQGIKKTLLMIEELSDRDVEWMIATGSKKEIIADTTLIEEGKEIDALYIVLDGQFTVSVEGRDIAELSGGEVVGEMSFLTRSLPAATVTAVNDSVVWSICRQQLQEKLQQNTDFASRFYKAISIILADRLLGQSYQNQAYQIKPLLDYYGSNKNINDPAYLNRYAAQQKLDSLIKGCSASA; this comes from the coding sequence ATGACTAACGAACAATTAAAACCGGTAAATAACGAACAATTTAACCAAGAGTTGGAAGAATTAATCAAAAGTGTTGAAGCCGCTAACACTACTAATTTTTCTAAACTGTCGGAGATAGCTGACCTAAATCTTTCTGAGGACTTGGCTAGAGTTGACTTAAGCGGGGTTAACTTAGAAAACGTGAATCTAAGGAATGCCGATTTAAGGGGAACGATTTTTAGGAATGCCAATCTGAGCGGTGCTGATCTTAGAAATGCTAATCTAACCGGTGCTGACTTTAGTAATGCTATTTTAGACAACGCTAAATTTGGTAATAATTTAGGGCTTACTGAGGATATTATATCTGCTCTCAAGGCTCAAGGGGCAATAATTTTTGATGATTCTGAGGAATTCTTGCTTCCTACAGAAAAATTACATAATGTAGAAGCTCTCTGGAAGCAGGGTATCAAAAAAACACTTTTGATGATAGAGGAATTGAGTGATAGGGATGTGGAATGGATGATTGCTACAGGAAGCAAGAAAGAAATTATTGCCGATACTACGCTTATAGAAGAAGGGAAAGAGATTGATGCACTTTATATAGTGTTGGATGGACAGTTTACAGTTTCAGTTGAGGGCAGAGATATTGCTGAATTATCGGGAGGTGAAGTAGTGGGGGAAATGTCTTTTCTAACACGAAGTTTACCTGCCGCTACTGTTACCGCTGTAAATGACTCAGTAGTTTGGTCAATTTGTCGGCAGCAATTGCAGGAAAAGCTACAGCAAAATACAGATTTTGCTTCCCGTTTCTATAAAGCTATTTCTATTATTTTAGCTGATAGGTTACTCGGCCAATCTTATCAAAATCAAGCTTACCAAATTAAGCCATTACTTGACTACTATGGCAGCAATAAAAATATTAATGATCCGGCTTATTTGAATCGTTATGCTGCACAACAAAAGTTAGATTCTCTAATCAAAGGATGTAGTGCAAGTGCTTGA
- a CDS encoding shikimate kinase → MRKILIFGNSGAGKTTLALKLQVEFNLPILDLDTITWIPDLPGVRREYAESETLLIDFIQKNPEWIIEGCYGSLIETAAKYSSEMIFLNPGVEKCLENNRLRPWEPHKYKTPKEQDANFEFLQTWIKDYYLRDDEYSFRCHDRLFKTFSGNKREIN, encoded by the coding sequence ATGAGAAAGATACTAATATTCGGCAACTCTGGAGCGGGAAAAACTACCTTAGCCTTAAAATTGCAGGTTGAGTTCAACTTACCCATACTAGATCTAGATACTATTACTTGGATACCCGATCTACCAGGAGTAAGAAGAGAATATGCTGAAAGCGAGACATTATTAATCGACTTTATTCAAAAAAATCCTGAATGGATAATTGAAGGATGCTACGGGAGTTTAATTGAAACAGCCGCCAAATATTCATCAGAGATGATATTTTTGAATCCTGGAGTTGAAAAATGCCTAGAAAACAATCGACTTAGACCATGGGAGCCTCATAAGTATAAGACTCCCAAAGAACAAGACGCAAATTTTGAATTTCTACAAACCTGGATTAAAGACTACTATTTACGTGATGATGAATATTCCTTTAGGTGCCATGATAGACTTTTCAAAACATTTAGCGGCAATAAAAGAGAAATCAATTAA
- a CDS encoding serine/threonine protein kinase — protein sequence MNPKLLNNRYRVLETLGSGGFGDTFLAEDIHMPSRRRCVIKQLKALAHNPKAYKLVQERFQREAAVLEALGEGHEQIPRLYAYFSEAEKFYLVQEWIRGNTFTTQVRQGKKFTEIEVTELLISLLRVLEYVHSRRIIHRDIKPDNIIIRQRDGVPVLIDFGAVKEAMSTVVTNSGTPHPASIIIGTPGYMSSEQSAGHPTYSSDLYSLGLTAIFLLTGKIPQLFHTDERTGEILWRQDAPPFYSNLGIVLDKAIRFHPRDRFVSVRQMLDALQSDPASPTEATVPISPGAPSTANNGTVATVPISPGEPPANNGSVSTIKGPYPVTVKQNDSYKAVLKGGLIGGGILLIVVAFGSGFNKFLNPSTTVPSYDQSTSTSYPDKPSSEESQDKKVPSKDPSPDTISSSSQSQTKDKSPVTTPERISSGSKSQTNNPSPVTTPETTVTDPVTPTSPSQPETTVTDPVTPTSPSQPETTVTDPVTPSSPSQPETTVTDPVTPSSPSQPETTVTDPVTPSSPSQPETTVTDPVTPTSPSTPETTVKPVPVTTRKPITEPSPIVENNTNNPNLAQLNAIPKFPPGTQRRAVEYALGKPTKQSNGMWKTRAFLYKNYVPNHVDLGYLFDRRSGRLRQTEVTFSQSVDLEIMSETLNKLLSNNISTDIKQGLKDVYQGESKRYDFSSGNNNRLEGVIQRDGSDRIYIGVWEADLK from the coding sequence ATGAATCCAAAACTCTTAAACAATCGCTACCGTGTCCTTGAGACTCTAGGTTCGGGTGGGTTCGGTGACACCTTTCTCGCCGAAGATATCCATATGCCCTCAAGACGGCGGTGTGTGATTAAGCAACTTAAGGCATTGGCCCATAATCCCAAAGCTTACAAGCTCGTCCAAGAGCGATTCCAACGAGAAGCAGCTGTTTTAGAAGCCTTAGGGGAAGGACATGAGCAGATTCCCCGACTTTATGCCTATTTCTCTGAAGCCGAAAAGTTTTACCTGGTTCAAGAGTGGATTCGAGGAAATACCTTTACAACACAGGTTAGACAGGGAAAAAAATTTACTGAGATTGAAGTTACGGAACTCCTAATTAGTTTGTTAAGGGTTCTAGAGTATGTCCACTCTCGCCGTATCATTCATCGGGACATTAAGCCAGATAACATCATTATCCGCCAACGAGATGGAGTACCAGTTCTGATTGATTTTGGTGCAGTCAAAGAAGCAATGAGTACCGTAGTCACCAACTCTGGCACCCCCCACCCAGCATCAATTATAATTGGCACTCCTGGCTATATGTCTTCGGAACAGTCAGCAGGACACCCAACCTATAGCAGTGATCTCTACAGTTTGGGGCTGACAGCAATTTTTTTGCTCACGGGTAAAATACCACAGCTATTCCACACAGATGAGAGGACTGGTGAAATTTTATGGCGTCAAGATGCACCACCCTTTTATTCAAACCTAGGAATAGTGCTCGACAAAGCGATTCGATTCCATCCACGCGATCGCTTTGTTAGTGTCAGACAAATGCTTGATGCTCTCCAATCTGACCCTGCATCACCTACGGAAGCCACAGTCCCCATTTCTCCTGGTGCCCCATCAACAGCCAACAACGGTACGGTAGCCACAGTCCCCATTTCTCCCGGTGAGCCACCAGCCAACAACGGTTCAGTGTCCACTATTAAAGGCCCTTATCCAGTCACTGTAAAACAAAACGATAGTTACAAGGCAGTTTTAAAGGGAGGTTTAATCGGAGGCGGTATATTACTGATTGTGGTGGCATTTGGTTCGGGATTCAACAAATTCTTGAATCCCTCTACGACCGTCCCATCCTATGATCAATCTACATCAACATCATACCCAGACAAGCCAAGTTCTGAAGAATCGCAAGATAAAAAAGTACCATCAAAAGACCCCTCACCAGACACTATTTCATCTTCATCACAGTCCCAGACCAAGGACAAATCACCAGTAACTACACCAGAAAGGATTTCATCCGGATCAAAGTCCCAGACCAATAATCCATCACCAGTAACTACACCAGAGACTACCGTAACTGATCCGGTCACACCAACATCCCCATCACAACCAGAGACTACCGTAACTGATCCGGTCACACCAACATCCCCATCACAACCAGAGACTACCGTAACTGATCCGGTCACACCATCATCCCCATCACAACCAGAGACTACCGTAACTGATCCGGTCACACCATCATCCCCATCACAACCAGAAACTACCGTAACTGATCCGGTCACACCATCATCCCCATCACAACCAGAAACTACCGTAACTGATCCGGTCACACCAACATCCCCATCAACACCAGAAACTACTGTAAAACCAGTTCCAGTAACGACACGGAAACCTATCACCGAACCTTCACCCATCGTAGAAAACAATACCAATAACCCAAATCTTGCTCAGCTCAACGCTATTCCCAAATTTCCCCCAGGAACTCAGCGAAGAGCAGTGGAATATGCTTTAGGCAAGCCCACAAAACAATCAAACGGCATGTGGAAGACTCGCGCTTTCCTTTATAAAAACTATGTCCCCAATCATGTAGACCTAGGATATTTGTTTGATCGAAGATCTGGGCGTCTGCGCCAAACGGAAGTTACTTTTTCGCAATCCGTTGACCTAGAAATCATGTCAGAGACCTTAAACAAGCTGCTCAGTAACAACATCTCCACTGACATTAAACAGGGACTCAAAGATGTATATCAGGGCGAGTCTAAGAGATATGACTTTTCCAGTGGTAATAATAACCGCTTGGAGGGTGTGATTCAACGAGACGGTAGCGATCGCATTTACATTGGTGTTTGGGAAGCCGATTTAAAGTAA
- a CDS encoding (2Fe-2S) ferredoxin domain-containing protein has translation METDFTQHSAKTEKPCVLVCQYKSCLAAGSAEVLAAFEQADLSDFSVIGTTCQGQCSSGPTVRIVPEETWYCRVKPQDVPVIVEQHLQGGKLVRAKLHPRIHMSFGY, from the coding sequence GTGGAAACAGATTTTACTCAACACAGTGCCAAAACCGAAAAGCCTTGTGTTTTAGTCTGCCAATATAAGTCTTGTTTAGCAGCCGGTTCAGCTGAGGTGCTGGCTGCCTTCGAGCAAGCTGATCTTTCTGACTTTAGCGTGATTGGTACAACTTGCCAGGGACAGTGTAGTTCTGGTCCAACGGTGCGGATTGTTCCGGAGGAGACTTGGTATTGCCGAGTCAAACCGCAAGATGTACCGGTAATTGTGGAACAACATCTGCAAGGGGGTAAGTTAGTAAGGGCAAAACTGCATCCCCGCATCCATATGAGTTTTGGCTATTAG
- a CDS encoding response regulator transcription factor: MTHHILVVEDETKLAQFIELELKYEGYQVSVASDGLAGLGAARESNPDLVILDWMLPGISGPEICRRLRSTGNQVPIILLTAKDEVSDRVTGLDAGADDYVVKPFSVEELLARVRAHLRRNQTEDPNILQFADLSLNHSTREVYRGQRLIELTVKEFDLLEYLLAHPRQVLTREQILERVWGYDFMGDSNIIEVYIRYLRLKLEANNENRLVQTVRGVGYVLRD, from the coding sequence ATGACCCACCATATTTTAGTTGTCGAAGATGAAACCAAACTAGCCCAGTTCATTGAACTGGAACTGAAGTACGAAGGTTATCAGGTTAGTGTTGCCTCGGATGGGTTAGCTGGTTTGGGAGCAGCGCGGGAATCTAATCCAGATTTAGTAATACTCGACTGGATGCTACCGGGCATATCAGGACCAGAAATTTGCCGACGCCTGCGCAGTACTGGTAATCAAGTGCCGATTATCTTATTAACCGCTAAAGATGAAGTAAGCGATCGCGTTACTGGTTTAGATGCTGGTGCTGATGACTACGTAGTCAAACCCTTCAGCGTAGAGGAATTATTAGCCAGAGTCCGAGCTCATCTGCGACGTAATCAAACCGAAGACCCCAACATCCTGCAATTTGCTGACTTAAGTTTAAACCATAGCACCCGTGAAGTCTATCGAGGTCAGCGATTAATTGAACTGACTGTCAAAGAATTTGATCTACTCGAATATCTCCTAGCCCATCCCCGACAAGTCCTCACCCGAGAGCAAATCCTGGAAAGAGTCTGGGGTTATGACTTTATGGGTGACTCCAATATCATAGAAGTTTACATTCGCTACTTGCGCCTGAAGCTAGAAGCCAACAACGAAAACCGTCTAGTCCAAACCGTGCGCGGTGTTGGCTACGTATTGCGAGATTAG
- a CDS encoding M48 family metalloprotease: MAAQHGGLYQDKALQGYISQVGEQIVKKSAASGSPYPFEFYLLSDPRTVNAFALPGGQIFLTLAMLRRLNSEAQLAGVLGHEIGHVVGRHGAEHLAKQKLGVALVNAVGIAASDDAQSGRQAALLAQAINQMVSLKYGREDELESDRLGFRFMTQAGYNPRGIVELMQVLNSIRQGGQPPEFFSFLRSYAPQRTCAA; the protein is encoded by the coding sequence ATGGCCGCTCAACACGGTGGTCTTTACCAAGATAAAGCCCTTCAAGGATATATTTCTCAAGTGGGAGAGCAGATTGTCAAAAAGTCGGCAGCCTCTGGTTCACCTTATCCCTTTGAGTTCTATTTGTTGAGTGACCCCCGCACTGTGAATGCCTTTGCTCTACCAGGGGGACAAATTTTTCTGACTCTAGCCATGCTGAGGCGACTCAATTCAGAAGCGCAGCTGGCCGGGGTGTTGGGCCATGAGATTGGTCATGTGGTGGGACGACATGGTGCAGAACATCTGGCCAAGCAGAAACTTGGGGTAGCATTGGTTAATGCTGTTGGTATTGCTGCCAGTGATGATGCTCAGAGTGGCAGGCAAGCAGCACTACTTGCCCAAGCGATTAATCAAATGGTTAGCCTTAAGTATGGACGTGAGGATGAATTAGAAAGCGATCGCCTTGGTTTTCGGTTTATGACACAAGCGGGCTATAACCCTAGGGGAATCGTTGAACTGATGCAAGTCCTTAACTCAATTCGACAGGGTGGGCAACCACCGGAGTTTTTTAGCTTCCTCCGCTCTTATGCCCCACAACGAACATGCGCAGCATGA
- a CDS encoding HAD family phosphatase, translating to MSLKAVLFDFNGVIINDEPIHEKLIEEIIIGENLRPDSEEFRQVCTGRGDRSCLRELLKRRGRVVTEDYLNQLIRRKAAAYQRQLESMETLPIYPGVEDLMVQIQGAQIPMALVTGALRNEVEVVLDRAGLAHYFSLIVAGDDITTSKPEPDGYLLAVERLNQVYGNLNLKPGECLVIEDSLAGIEAAKRAGMPVVGVASTYPLHMLQRHANWTVDYLNQLELERVQQVYSGVSPEPVGEI from the coding sequence ATGAGTTTGAAAGCAGTTCTGTTTGATTTTAACGGAGTAATAATCAATGATGAGCCGATTCACGAAAAACTAATTGAGGAAATTATTATTGGGGAAAATTTGCGTCCGGATTCCGAAGAGTTTCGACAGGTTTGTACAGGTAGAGGCGATCGCTCTTGTCTGCGAGAGTTACTTAAGCGTCGCGGTCGGGTGGTTACGGAGGATTACTTAAACCAGCTGATCAGGCGCAAAGCTGCTGCCTATCAACGTCAGCTAGAAAGTATGGAAACTTTGCCCATTTATCCTGGTGTGGAGGATTTAATGGTTCAGATCCAGGGTGCTCAGATACCGATGGCTCTGGTGACTGGAGCACTGCGAAATGAAGTAGAAGTGGTGCTCGATCGCGCTGGTTTAGCTCACTATTTTAGTTTGATTGTTGCTGGTGATGATATTACTACTAGTAAACCAGAACCCGATGGCTATCTGCTAGCGGTAGAGCGGCTCAATCAAGTCTATGGTAACCTCAACTTGAAACCTGGGGAATGTCTAGTAATAGAAGATTCTTTGGCTGGCATTGAGGCGGCGAAGAGAGCTGGCATGCCAGTAGTAGGGGTGGCCAGTACTTATCCCCTTCATATGCTACAGCGTCACGCTAACTGGACTGTGGATTATTTGAATCAGCTGGAATTAGAACGGGTGCAGCAGGTCTATTCTGGGGTATCACCTGAGCCAGTAGGAGAAATCTAG
- a CDS encoding DUF4351 domain-containing protein yields the protein MTYDSTLKYLVEQYPQAFTRWLWNQEPPEDIEILNTELSTEPIRADALFFVRVADAILHLEFQTLPQSEPPLPLRMLDYWVRLYRQYRCKINQVIIFLKPTRLAGVFVNQFTEPNLSFHYRVIRIWECDPQPLLTTPGLLPLAVLAQAEVPETLLSQVAAKIDMIEDTQQQRNLSACVQLLAGVKFDEQLIQAYFREDMMQESVVYQRIIRQGLEQGLEQGLKQGLEQGLEQGLKQGLKQGLEQGLEQGLGQGLEQGLEQGLEQGLEQGLEQGLEQGKRNELNLIIRLLNRRLGQLNPQLQHQIEQLSFSQLEDLGEALLDFETEVDLTNWLNQFRDR from the coding sequence ATGACTTACGACAGTACCCTTAAATATTTAGTTGAACAATATCCCCAAGCCTTTACCCGTTGGTTGTGGAACCAGGAACCACCAGAAGATATAGAAATTCTCAACACCGAATTAAGTACAGAACCAATTCGGGCAGATGCTTTGTTTTTTGTGCGGGTTGCTGATGCTATTTTGCATCTGGAATTTCAAACCCTACCCCAGTCTGAACCTCCTTTACCCCTGCGGATGCTGGATTATTGGGTGAGGTTGTATCGCCAGTATCGCTGTAAGATTAACCAGGTAATAATTTTTCTGAAACCAACCCGATTAGCGGGAGTATTTGTGAATCAATTTACCGAGCCGAACCTATCCTTCCACTACCGAGTGATTCGGATTTGGGAATGTGATCCACAACCGTTACTGACAACTCCAGGGTTACTACCCTTGGCAGTATTAGCACAAGCTGAAGTCCCAGAAACATTACTCTCCCAGGTAGCAGCCAAAATCGATATGATTGAAGATACACAACAGCAGCGTAACCTATCTGCTTGCGTGCAACTCTTGGCTGGGGTGAAATTTGATGAGCAGTTAATTCAAGCTTATTTTCGGGAGGATATGATGCAAGAGTCGGTGGTTTATCAACGCATTATTCGTCAAGGATTAGAACAAGGATTAGAACAAGGATTAAAACAAGGATTAGAACAAGGATTAGAACAAGGATTAAAACAAGGATTAAAACAAGGATTAGAACAAGGATTAGAACAAGGATTAGGACAAGGATTAGAACAAGGATTAGAACAAGGATTAGAACAAGGATTAGAACAAGGATTAGAACAAGGATTAGAACAAGGAAAGCGCAATGAGCTTAATTTAATTATCCGTCTACTTAACCGTCGCCTAGGTCAGCTCAATCCCCAATTACAGCATCAAATTGAGCAATTATCCTTTTCTCAGTTGGAGGATTTAGGGGAAGCGTTGTTAGATTTTGAAACCGAGGTGGATTTGACCAATTGGTTGAACCAGTTCAGGGATAGGTAA
- a CDS encoding restriction endonuclease subunit R has protein sequence MVETIQAKDITLKQLKTLVNLQLVNDNQFFHEWQENLPEISELQQQLLDDVKAGYFNLLYYPPLLEKTVNLAILSPLLFIGKFYLEPFHIKAEKTVDISVDDHGIIVKGSIDTLVLHNEFWMTIIESKQASFSIEAGLPQILAYMLANPNPDQPSYGMITTGGTFIFIKLVNSEKPRYGTSAEFSLRNPGNDLYQVLRIIKKLSQIDI, from the coding sequence ATGGTAGAAACAATCCAAGCTAAAGACATCACCCTCAAGCAATTAAAAACCCTAGTCAATCTTCAGCTAGTTAACGATAACCAATTCTTTCACGAGTGGCAAGAAAACTTACCAGAAATCAGCGAATTACAACAGCAATTACTAGATGACGTTAAAGCTGGTTATTTTAATTTACTCTATTACCCACCCTTACTAGAAAAAACCGTTAATCTCGCCATCCTATCCCCCCTGCTATTTATCGGAAAATTTTATCTAGAACCCTTTCACATCAAAGCCGAAAAAACCGTAGATATTTCTGTTGACGACCACGGCATTATTGTCAAAGGAAGCATTGATACCCTAGTCTTACATAACGAATTTTGGATGACGATTATCGAATCCAAACAGGCTAGCTTCTCCATAGAAGCTGGACTACCCCAAATTCTGGCCTACATGTTAGCTAATCCCAACCCAGATCAACCAAGCTATGGCATGATTACCACTGGTGGTACCTTCATTTTCATCAAACTAGTTAACAGTGAAAAGCCCAGATATGGGACATCTGCTGAATTTTCACTGCGCAATCCCGGAAATGATTTGTATCAGGTGCTTCGGATTATTAAAAAATTGAGTCAAATAGACATCTAG
- a CDS encoding AraC family transcriptional regulator, translating into MGAPNRTFHDRLHKPEMLASVVASTVAYAVARGVDMEQITAATGLTRTDLLDPDAHLSQHLVPTVWRLLTKAYPGEAIALHMASATPFSYFGTLAYGARYAENLREALQNLVRYRSVLSDQLHIALIESSSEGILQMHHPMDAEDGGCAAEVGLALGLRYMREILGADDILLRVDFTHLPFGPIQVYEEFFGSPVCFQQSHNALVFRQGALDLPTKQPDPDLFRYIQGHLDLVRERLAGSSDSPELSRVRDAIAHNAERSEYGAEALARQMNMSLRALQRLTQDHGITVRQLLDQTRQANAQQFLSDPRLSIEAISCLLGYSEDRAFRRAFKRWTGHTPAEFRRTVG; encoded by the coding sequence ATGGGCGCACCAAATCGGACATTTCACGACAGATTGCACAAACCCGAAATGCTAGCTAGCGTAGTGGCGAGTACCGTAGCTTATGCAGTGGCACGGGGAGTAGACATGGAACAGATCACTGCCGCCACAGGACTAACCCGTACCGATCTGCTCGATCCCGATGCCCACCTGTCTCAACACCTGGTACCAACGGTATGGCGCTTACTGACCAAGGCTTACCCAGGGGAAGCGATCGCACTCCACATGGCCAGTGCTACTCCCTTCTCATACTTTGGAACACTAGCCTATGGAGCTAGATATGCTGAAAATCTCAGAGAAGCGTTGCAGAACTTAGTGCGCTATCGGTCTGTGTTATCGGATCAACTGCACATCGCCCTGATTGAGTCCTCCTCAGAGGGGATTTTGCAAATGCATCATCCCATGGATGCCGAGGATGGGGGTTGCGCTGCTGAAGTGGGACTAGCTTTGGGGTTGCGCTATATGCGGGAAATTCTGGGAGCCGATGATATCCTTCTGCGCGTGGACTTCACTCACCTGCCCTTCGGACCAATCCAGGTTTATGAGGAGTTCTTTGGTAGCCCAGTATGCTTTCAACAATCCCACAATGCCCTTGTATTTCGTCAAGGAGCCCTAGACCTACCCACCAAACAGCCTGATCCGGATCTGTTTCGTTATATCCAGGGGCATCTAGACCTGGTGCGAGAACGGTTAGCAGGTTCTAGTGATTCTCCGGAACTATCTAGAGTTCGTGATGCGATCGCTCACAATGCTGAACGTTCTGAATATGGTGCAGAGGCACTAGCACGACAGATGAACATGAGTCTTCGTGCTTTGCAACGCTTGACCCAAGACCATGGTATCACCGTTCGGCAACTGTTAGACCAAACTCGTCAAGCAAACGCACAACAATTCCTGAGCGACCCCAGACTCAGTATCGAAGCCATATCTTGTTTGCTAGGTTACTCAGAAGATCGTGCATTCCGCAGAGCCTTCAAGCGTTGGACCGGGCACACCCCTGCCGAGTTCCGGCGGACTGTTGGATAA
- a CDS encoding cupin domain-containing protein, giving the protein MSEYNVNDRFDTKDLLKKPGEGERTATDMIIMARSRDMGGDFSVMQGVINPGHLLSPHSHKFCDQLVYVISSELVFEIGGADGLRFTAPAGSYVQKPRGIVHAFWNSTDTPAHYIELSGQETFEGFVDSLKGGDRKGVANAERDWGMVFALDEIPRLIKDNNLTGLAMSETPDLPNLPNLPEPVAKLFSNMKLR; this is encoded by the coding sequence ATGAGTGAATATAATGTAAACGATCGATTTGATACCAAGGATCTCCTCAAGAAACCTGGTGAAGGAGAAAGGACAGCCACGGACATGATTATCATGGCTCGATCCAGAGACATGGGTGGTGATTTCTCAGTGATGCAGGGTGTTATCAATCCCGGTCACTTGCTGTCACCCCACAGCCACAAGTTTTGCGATCAACTGGTCTACGTGATCTCCAGTGAACTTGTCTTCGAGATTGGGGGTGCAGATGGACTAAGGTTCACAGCTCCCGCCGGAAGCTATGTCCAAAAACCACGGGGCATTGTCCATGCTTTCTGGAACTCCACGGATACACCAGCTCATTACATCGAGCTTTCAGGTCAGGAAACCTTTGAGGGATTCGTTGACTCCTTGAAGGGGGGCGATCGCAAGGGTGTCGCGAACGCAGAGCGGGACTGGGGCATGGTTTTTGCTCTCGACGAAATTCCACGGCTGATCAAGGATAACAACCTCACTGGCCTGGCCATGTCCGAGACTCCCGACTTACCCAATCTACCTAATCTTCCGGAACCAGTGGCAAAGCTGTTTAGCAATATGAAGTTGCGGTAG